A genomic window from Spodoptera frugiperda isolate SF20-4 chromosome 29, AGI-APGP_CSIRO_Sfru_2.0, whole genome shotgun sequence includes:
- the LOC118281672 gene encoding mitotic checkpoint serine/threonine-protein kinase BUB1 beta-like isoform X1 → MDIDVSKENIQPLRGGRNLVQLGTALQAQSDVEAQRQLQLQKEEHEAAIRLYQGTDPLDPWFNYIQWVEQCFPKHGHEGHIDKLIKDCLQLFENERKYYQDRRFVKLWIKYVDCLSNPLEIYQRLYNTGIGVECSEFYRAWACYCEESGDYKKANQVYMLGLQAKAQPLDELEQAHMNFQLFFAQRMLHDDSPTKRKAASALAETRMALTSLKSFKRRNIANGPIQRVGESIRSSVPGVVRQQAGNYDNRLPNSNVMVNVYEDAPSTSQVAIPIAEDPGPASLVQACSNVENQKEVGVWTNPKTKMVHTNIVPHQPLPFTPYEDEDDVLRLPANHMPYCMDNLSFTVPLCVPDPPDSTKIPCYNKPQVYVEDQEYSLEEIRSRKYNLEKNVKTEKNEVAEAPKNYENINETLAQCSALETLANCALDTEQDHLGQLMPLTMPTLQNITKVNNMHSPGEPKVLVNLDSQEFSELSAKKVDENYKPTSSMSDKENDMHTSSNNNYGNENAVPNYGKNNLMEEFNRSLMGNLLGDSVTVNTKEARWELRNLFNDNEPSIVQPVVQQFEVPNFDIHEDRSITMAINTKKKQELTEMKTVPQDKENASKYQAPISTMQQNVNKTAYYEEPSCTQVFNFNIKDASTPNMSQFKKPSSCIDQSGKFPSVPKFSMDESVIEHHDPGLTKREEVSRQHATDQHATVDNQGAGLSVIMEATREYNSKSGSSSSGQSTRTNFTAYTTNYDSMYNNNDPSQQPTTSKRSSMPSQPRLLNGQFSRTHPQKRELPENKNVAPSTSAPYPSHDHQYQKPMPQNYNGYSPQQRSMHAHYQQNYSYQQNYSYQQNYSNNQMMSQQPQQGYASPSSNAYQSPQHTGMQSPHAMGSNVPPGFQSPTYSNQVGYHSPGHAMMSPQQNYAARQDYHYPNQAERQHIYVNQHQQQHQQHQQQHQQHQQQHQQHQQQQHQQLQQQQLQQQQLQQQQLQQQQLQQQQQHQQLQQQHQQQQFQQHQFQQQQQHHQQQSAVFQSPPHQTQYQNAQYYRRPSPAPASAPASVPAPAPASTPTNQAYNQQGYHMHNQFNNSHKSPTSALRNIRHDQPNPVKIGQNSPDIGFSNQYLNFISNRNEPKDNANTPKFTNSPSISQKMHKNLYVSSPEQAQIPPSSGMSDSDSKDGMTAQTGTPIQSAKVSHGSEKQKDISKRQLDFEHRVEFQSEDSRDSVSKESRISRVYSRQSDLQSDGYGMDVDSENSMECAAFKSTHSISLVETSDIPRPADIEFPALIDPFSKKLLSSLLDYVKFPNKTHADGYIEVRSVPKLQLATVITVGSSKLSIDKQLGKGNYGAVFLCLDLHNNKSVAAKYQKPSRPWEFYICQEIKARIKDPFMLPGYMDISTAFIGDNASLFLSEYSKYGSLLDVANKIRAATSKCINEFIVILLTSEMLSIIHYLHKAQIIHADIKPDNFLLMKIPTQEWRTPSLQLIDLGCAIDMSLFPEGTTFRELIATEGFTCTEMREGKPWTYQTDLYCLAGTIHVILMGSYMKVANRLGQWNIDKKLPRYMKVGLWDKIFTTLLNVPDCNNLPDLMELKNEVDSVLNEIDNLGSQLRNFANVLKSR, encoded by the exons ATGGACATCGACgttagtaaagaaaatattcaaccACTGAGAGGTGGCAGGAACCTTGTGCAATTGGGTACAGCGTTGCAAGCTCAGTCGGATGTTGAGGCCCAGAGACAGCTGCAGTTACAAAAAGa GGAACATGAAGCAGCTATCAGACTCTACCAGGGCACAGATCCATTGGATCCCTGGTTTAACTACATCCAGTGGGTTGAACAGTGCTTCCCTAAGCATGGGCATGAGGGGCACATTGATAAGTTGATAAAAGACTGTCTGCAGCTGTTTGagaatgaaagaaaatattatcaagATAGAAGATTTGTTAAGTTATGGATAAAATAT GTTGATTGCCTTTCTAATCCTTTGGAGATTTATCAAAGGCTATACAATACTGGTATTGGAGTGGAATGCTCTGAATTCTACCGAGCCTGGGCATGCTACTGCGAGGAGTCTGGAGACTATAAGAAAGCCAATCAGGTGTATATGTTGGGTCTTCAGGCTAAAGCTCAGCCTTTGGATGAACTGGAGCAGGCACATAT GAATTTTCAACTATTCTTTGCCCAAAGAATGTTACATGATGACTCTCCAACTAAAAGGAAGGCAGCATCAGCATTAGCTGAGACAAGAATGGCATTAACATCATTGAAATCCTTTAAACGGCGTAACATCGCCAATGGACCAATACAAAGGGTAGGAGAAAGTATTAGAAGTTCTGTACCTGGTGTGGTGAGACAACAGGCTGGCAACTATGACAACAGGCTGCCTAACTCTAATGTAATGGTCAATGTGTATGAG GATGCTCCATCAACATCCCAAGTGGCAATCCCTATTGCTGAAGATCCTGGCCCAGCATCACTAGTACAGGCCTGTAGCAATGTGGAAAACCAAAAGGAAGTAGGAGTTTGGACTAATCCCAAAACTAAAATGGTACACACTAACATTGTACCCCATCAACCTCTACCATTTACAC CATATGAAGATGAAGATGATGTTCTTAGGCTCCCAGCCAATCACATGCCTTATTGCATGgataatttatcatttactgTGCCTCTATGTGTACCTGATCCCCCAGATTCAACGAAAATTCCTTGTTATAATAAACCACAG GTATATGTTGAAGACCAAGAATACAGTTTAGAAGAAATAAGAtctagaaaatataatttagagaAAAATGTCAAGACTGAAAAAAATGAAGTTGCTGAAGCTccaaaaaattatgaaaatattaatgagaCACTAGCTCAGTGCAGTGCTTTAGAAACATTAGCTAATTGTGCTCTAGACACAGAACAGGACCACTTAGGGCAACTAATGCCTTTAACCATGCCTACTTTACAAAACATCACAAAAGTGAACAACATGCATTCACCTGGTGAACCTAAGGTATTGGTTAACTTAGATTCACAGGAATTTAGTGAACTCAGTGCTAAGAAAGTTGATGAGAATTATAAACCAACATCTAGCATGTCTGACAAAGAAAATGACATGCATACTTCATCCAATAACAATTATGGCAATGAGAATGCTGTACCAAACTATGGCAAAAATAATTTGATGGAAGAGTTCAACAGGAGTCTGATGGGTAATCTGCTCGGCGATTCTGTAACAGTAAACACGAAAGAAGCTAGATGGGAGCTGAGAAACCTTTTCAATGATAATG AACCTTCCATAGTTCAACCTGTTGTACAGCAGTTTGAAGTCCCCAATTTTGACATTCATGAAGATAGATCCATTACAATGGCaatcaatacaaaaaagaaGCAAGAACTTACTGAAATGAAAACAGTGCCTCAAGACAAAGAAAATGCTTCTAAATATCAAGCACCTATAAGCACTATGCAGCAAAAT GTTAACAAGACTGCTTACTATGAAGAGCCCTCTTGCACACAAGtgtttaatttcaatataaaggATGCTAGTACACCAAATATGTCTCAGTTTAAGAAGCCATCCTCATGTATTGATCAGTCTGGTAAATTTCCATCTGTGCCCAAATTTAGTATGGATGAGAGTGTCATAGAACATCATGACCCAGGACTGACTAAGAGAGAGGAAGTTTCGAGACAGCATGCTACTGACCAACATGCAACTGTTGATAATCAAGGTGCAGGTCTCTCTGTGATCATGGAAGCCACAAGGGAATATAACAG taaaTCGGGCTCTAGTTCGTCTGGGCAATCTACAAGAACCAACTTTACTGCTTACACAACAAACTATGATTCCATGTACAATAACAACGACCCATCACAACAACCTACAACATCCAAAAGAAGTTCTATGCCTTCTCAGCCTAGATTGTTAAATGGTCAGTTTTCTAGGACGCACCCTCAAAAACGAGAATTAccggaaaataaaaatgttgcgCCGTCCACATCAGCGCCTTATCCGTCGCACGACCATCAGTACCAAAAGCCTATGCCACAAAACTACAATGGGTATTCACCACAGCAACGATCTATGCATGCACACTATCAACAAAACTATAGTTATCAGCAGAACTATAGTTACCAGCAGAACTATTCTAATAATCAGATGATGAGCCAGCAGCCACAACAAGGATATGCTAGTCCTAGTTCCAACGCTTACCAGAGTCCACAGCATACTGGTATGCAAAGCCCTCATGCTATGGGCTCGAATGTTCCACCTGGTTTTCAGAGCCCAACTTACTCGAATCAAGTAGGCTACCACAGTCCAGGACATGCTATGATGAGTCCTCAACAAAATTATGCTGCTCGTCAAGATTATCACTATCCTAATCAGGCGGAAAGACAACATATTTATGTGAACCAGCACCAACAGCAACACCAGCAGCACCAACAGCAACACCAGCAGCACCAACAGCAACACCAGCAGCACCAACAGCAACAACATCAGCAACTGCAACAGCAGCAACTGCAACAACAGCAACTGCAACAGCAGCAACTACAGCAACAGCAACTacagcaacagcaacaacaTCAGCAGCTACAGCAGCAACACCAACAGCAGCAATTCCAACAGCACCAGttccaacaacaacaacaacaccaTCAGCAGCAGTCTGCTGTATTCCAAAGTCCTCCACATCAGACCCAGTATCAAAATGCTCAATACTATCGGCGGCCTAGCCCAGCCCCAGCGTCTGCACCTGCATCTGTACCTGCACCTGCGCCTGCATCTACACCCACAAATCAAGCATACAACCAACAAGGCTACCACATGCATAATCAATTCAATAACTCACACAAGAGTCCAACATCAGCACTGAGGAATATTAGACATGACCAACCTAATCCAGTAAAAATTGGCCAAAATTCACCAGATATTGGCTTTTCGAACCAATATTTGAATTTCATTTCAAACAGGAATGAACCCAAAGATAATGCTAATACTCCTAAATTCACAAACAGCCCAAGCATTTCTCAAAAGATGCATAAAAACTTGTATGTATCCAGCCCTGAACAGGCACAGATACCTCCTTCATCAGGAATGTCTGATTCTGACAGTAAAGATGGCATGACAGCACAAACAGGAACACCAATTCAGTCTGCTAAGGTCTCTCATGGTAGCGAAAAACAAAAAGACATTTCTAAGAGGCAATTAGACTTCGAACACAGGGTTGAATTTCAGTCTGAGGACAGTAGAGACTCTGTGAGCAAAGAGAGCAGGATTTCCAGAGTTTATTCCAGACAATCTGATTTACAATCTGATGGATATGGTATGGATGTGGATAGTGAAAATTCCATGGAGTGTGCTGCATTTAAATCTACTCATTCTATTTCCTTAGTAGAAACTAGTGACATACCTAGGCCTGCTGATATTGAATTCCCAGCATTAATTGATCCATTTAGTAAAAAGCTTCTCAGTTCTTTACTAGACTATGTTAAATTCCCAAATAAAACTCATGCAGATGGATATATTGAAGTTAGAAGTGTTCCCAAGTTACAACTGGCCACTGTTATAACTGTTGGAAGTAGTAAATTATCAATTGACAAGCAACTTGGCAAAGGAAATTATGGGGCAGTTTTTCTTTGCcttgatttacataataataagtcAGTTGCTGCTAAATATCAGAAGCCAAGTCGGCCTTGGGAATTCTACATTTGCCAAGAAATAAAGGCAAGAATAAAGGATCCATTCATG CTTCCAGGATACATGGATATCTCAACAGCTTTCATAGGAGACAATGCAAGCTTGTTTCTGTCGGAATATTCCAAATATGGATCTCTCTTAGACGTCGCTAATAAGATCAGAGCTGCTACCTCAAAATGTATAAATGAATTCATTGTCATCTTACTAACATCAGAGATGTTGTCGATAATTCACTATCTGCATAAAGCGCAGATCATTCATGCTGATATTAAGCCAGACAActttttgttaatgaaaat accTACACAGGAATGGCGAACTCCATCCCTTCAGCTAATTGATCTTGGCTGTGCTATTGACATGTCCCTATTTCCAGAAGGCACCACATTTAGGGAG CTGATAGCGACAGAAGGTTTTACATGCACTGAAATGAGAGAAGGCAAACCTTGGACTTATCAAACTGATCTGTACTGCTTAGCTGGTACTATACATGTGATTTTAATGGGCAGTTATATGAAAGTAGCTAATCGTTTAGGTCAATGGAACATAGATAAGAAACTGCCAAG atacaTGAAGGTTGGGTTATGGGACAAGATATTCACAACACTACTAAATGTACCGGATTGTAACAATTTACCTGATTTAATGGAACTCAAAAATGAAGTTGACAGTGTATTGAATGAAATTGACAATCTTGGTTCTCAGCTCCGTAACTTCGCTAACGTTCTTAAATCTAGGTAA
- the LOC118281672 gene encoding mitotic checkpoint serine/threonine-protein kinase BUB1 beta-like isoform X2 encodes MDIDVSKENIQPLRGGRNLVQLGTALQAQSDVEAQRQLQLQKEEHEAAIRLYQGTDPLDPWFNYIQWVEQCFPKHGHEGHIDKLIKDCLQLFENERKYYQDRRFVKLWIKYVDCLSNPLEIYQRLYNTGIGVECSEFYRAWACYCEESGDYKKANQVYMLGLQAKAQPLDELEQAHMNFQLFFAQRMLHDDSPTKRKAASALAETRMALTSLKSFKRRNIANGPIQRVGESIRSSVPGVVRQQAGNYDNRLPNSNVMVNVYEDAPSTSQVAIPIAEDPGPASLVQACSNVENQKEVGVWTNPKTKMVHTNIVPHQPLPFTPYEDEDDVLRLPANHMPYCMDNLSFTVPLCVPDPPDSTKIPCYNKPQVYVEDQEYSLEEIRSRKYNLEKNVKTEKNEVAEAPKNYENINETLAQCSALETLANCALDTEQDHLGQLMPLTMPTLQNITKVNNMHSPGEPKVLVNLDSQEFSELSAKKVDENYKPTSSMSDKENDMHTSSNNNYGNENAVPNYGKNNLMEEFNRSLMGNLLGDSVTVNTKEARWELRNLFNDNEPSIVQPVVQQFEVPNFDIHEDRSITMAINTKKKQELTEMKTVPQDKENASKYQAPISTMQQNVNKTAYYEEPSCTQVFNFNIKDASTPNMSQFKKPSSCIDQSGKFPSVPKFSMDESVIEHHDPGLTKREEVSRQHATDQHATVDNQGAGLSVIMEATREYNSSSGQSTRTNFTAYTTNYDSMYNNNDPSQQPTTSKRSSMPSQPRLLNGQFSRTHPQKRELPENKNVAPSTSAPYPSHDHQYQKPMPQNYNGYSPQQRSMHAHYQQNYSYQQNYSYQQNYSNNQMMSQQPQQGYASPSSNAYQSPQHTGMQSPHAMGSNVPPGFQSPTYSNQVGYHSPGHAMMSPQQNYAARQDYHYPNQAERQHIYVNQHQQQHQQHQQQHQQHQQQHQQHQQQQHQQLQQQQLQQQQLQQQQLQQQQLQQQQQHQQLQQQHQQQQFQQHQFQQQQQHHQQQSAVFQSPPHQTQYQNAQYYRRPSPAPASAPASVPAPAPASTPTNQAYNQQGYHMHNQFNNSHKSPTSALRNIRHDQPNPVKIGQNSPDIGFSNQYLNFISNRNEPKDNANTPKFTNSPSISQKMHKNLYVSSPEQAQIPPSSGMSDSDSKDGMTAQTGTPIQSAKVSHGSEKQKDISKRQLDFEHRVEFQSEDSRDSVSKESRISRVYSRQSDLQSDGYGMDVDSENSMECAAFKSTHSISLVETSDIPRPADIEFPALIDPFSKKLLSSLLDYVKFPNKTHADGYIEVRSVPKLQLATVITVGSSKLSIDKQLGKGNYGAVFLCLDLHNNKSVAAKYQKPSRPWEFYICQEIKARIKDPFMLPGYMDISTAFIGDNASLFLSEYSKYGSLLDVANKIRAATSKCINEFIVILLTSEMLSIIHYLHKAQIIHADIKPDNFLLMKIPTQEWRTPSLQLIDLGCAIDMSLFPEGTTFRELIATEGFTCTEMREGKPWTYQTDLYCLAGTIHVILMGSYMKVANRLGQWNIDKKLPRYMKVGLWDKIFTTLLNVPDCNNLPDLMELKNEVDSVLNEIDNLGSQLRNFANVLKSR; translated from the exons ATGGACATCGACgttagtaaagaaaatattcaaccACTGAGAGGTGGCAGGAACCTTGTGCAATTGGGTACAGCGTTGCAAGCTCAGTCGGATGTTGAGGCCCAGAGACAGCTGCAGTTACAAAAAGa GGAACATGAAGCAGCTATCAGACTCTACCAGGGCACAGATCCATTGGATCCCTGGTTTAACTACATCCAGTGGGTTGAACAGTGCTTCCCTAAGCATGGGCATGAGGGGCACATTGATAAGTTGATAAAAGACTGTCTGCAGCTGTTTGagaatgaaagaaaatattatcaagATAGAAGATTTGTTAAGTTATGGATAAAATAT GTTGATTGCCTTTCTAATCCTTTGGAGATTTATCAAAGGCTATACAATACTGGTATTGGAGTGGAATGCTCTGAATTCTACCGAGCCTGGGCATGCTACTGCGAGGAGTCTGGAGACTATAAGAAAGCCAATCAGGTGTATATGTTGGGTCTTCAGGCTAAAGCTCAGCCTTTGGATGAACTGGAGCAGGCACATAT GAATTTTCAACTATTCTTTGCCCAAAGAATGTTACATGATGACTCTCCAACTAAAAGGAAGGCAGCATCAGCATTAGCTGAGACAAGAATGGCATTAACATCATTGAAATCCTTTAAACGGCGTAACATCGCCAATGGACCAATACAAAGGGTAGGAGAAAGTATTAGAAGTTCTGTACCTGGTGTGGTGAGACAACAGGCTGGCAACTATGACAACAGGCTGCCTAACTCTAATGTAATGGTCAATGTGTATGAG GATGCTCCATCAACATCCCAAGTGGCAATCCCTATTGCTGAAGATCCTGGCCCAGCATCACTAGTACAGGCCTGTAGCAATGTGGAAAACCAAAAGGAAGTAGGAGTTTGGACTAATCCCAAAACTAAAATGGTACACACTAACATTGTACCCCATCAACCTCTACCATTTACAC CATATGAAGATGAAGATGATGTTCTTAGGCTCCCAGCCAATCACATGCCTTATTGCATGgataatttatcatttactgTGCCTCTATGTGTACCTGATCCCCCAGATTCAACGAAAATTCCTTGTTATAATAAACCACAG GTATATGTTGAAGACCAAGAATACAGTTTAGAAGAAATAAGAtctagaaaatataatttagagaAAAATGTCAAGACTGAAAAAAATGAAGTTGCTGAAGCTccaaaaaattatgaaaatattaatgagaCACTAGCTCAGTGCAGTGCTTTAGAAACATTAGCTAATTGTGCTCTAGACACAGAACAGGACCACTTAGGGCAACTAATGCCTTTAACCATGCCTACTTTACAAAACATCACAAAAGTGAACAACATGCATTCACCTGGTGAACCTAAGGTATTGGTTAACTTAGATTCACAGGAATTTAGTGAACTCAGTGCTAAGAAAGTTGATGAGAATTATAAACCAACATCTAGCATGTCTGACAAAGAAAATGACATGCATACTTCATCCAATAACAATTATGGCAATGAGAATGCTGTACCAAACTATGGCAAAAATAATTTGATGGAAGAGTTCAACAGGAGTCTGATGGGTAATCTGCTCGGCGATTCTGTAACAGTAAACACGAAAGAAGCTAGATGGGAGCTGAGAAACCTTTTCAATGATAATG AACCTTCCATAGTTCAACCTGTTGTACAGCAGTTTGAAGTCCCCAATTTTGACATTCATGAAGATAGATCCATTACAATGGCaatcaatacaaaaaagaaGCAAGAACTTACTGAAATGAAAACAGTGCCTCAAGACAAAGAAAATGCTTCTAAATATCAAGCACCTATAAGCACTATGCAGCAAAAT GTTAACAAGACTGCTTACTATGAAGAGCCCTCTTGCACACAAGtgtttaatttcaatataaaggATGCTAGTACACCAAATATGTCTCAGTTTAAGAAGCCATCCTCATGTATTGATCAGTCTGGTAAATTTCCATCTGTGCCCAAATTTAGTATGGATGAGAGTGTCATAGAACATCATGACCCAGGACTGACTAAGAGAGAGGAAGTTTCGAGACAGCATGCTACTGACCAACATGCAACTGTTGATAATCAAGGTGCAGGTCTCTCTGTGATCATGGAAGCCACAAGGGAATATAACAG TTCGTCTGGGCAATCTACAAGAACCAACTTTACTGCTTACACAACAAACTATGATTCCATGTACAATAACAACGACCCATCACAACAACCTACAACATCCAAAAGAAGTTCTATGCCTTCTCAGCCTAGATTGTTAAATGGTCAGTTTTCTAGGACGCACCCTCAAAAACGAGAATTAccggaaaataaaaatgttgcgCCGTCCACATCAGCGCCTTATCCGTCGCACGACCATCAGTACCAAAAGCCTATGCCACAAAACTACAATGGGTATTCACCACAGCAACGATCTATGCATGCACACTATCAACAAAACTATAGTTATCAGCAGAACTATAGTTACCAGCAGAACTATTCTAATAATCAGATGATGAGCCAGCAGCCACAACAAGGATATGCTAGTCCTAGTTCCAACGCTTACCAGAGTCCACAGCATACTGGTATGCAAAGCCCTCATGCTATGGGCTCGAATGTTCCACCTGGTTTTCAGAGCCCAACTTACTCGAATCAAGTAGGCTACCACAGTCCAGGACATGCTATGATGAGTCCTCAACAAAATTATGCTGCTCGTCAAGATTATCACTATCCTAATCAGGCGGAAAGACAACATATTTATGTGAACCAGCACCAACAGCAACACCAGCAGCACCAACAGCAACACCAGCAGCACCAACAGCAACACCAGCAGCACCAACAGCAACAACATCAGCAACTGCAACAGCAGCAACTGCAACAACAGCAACTGCAACAGCAGCAACTACAGCAACAGCAACTacagcaacagcaacaacaTCAGCAGCTACAGCAGCAACACCAACAGCAGCAATTCCAACAGCACCAGttccaacaacaacaacaacaccaTCAGCAGCAGTCTGCTGTATTCCAAAGTCCTCCACATCAGACCCAGTATCAAAATGCTCAATACTATCGGCGGCCTAGCCCAGCCCCAGCGTCTGCACCTGCATCTGTACCTGCACCTGCGCCTGCATCTACACCCACAAATCAAGCATACAACCAACAAGGCTACCACATGCATAATCAATTCAATAACTCACACAAGAGTCCAACATCAGCACTGAGGAATATTAGACATGACCAACCTAATCCAGTAAAAATTGGCCAAAATTCACCAGATATTGGCTTTTCGAACCAATATTTGAATTTCATTTCAAACAGGAATGAACCCAAAGATAATGCTAATACTCCTAAATTCACAAACAGCCCAAGCATTTCTCAAAAGATGCATAAAAACTTGTATGTATCCAGCCCTGAACAGGCACAGATACCTCCTTCATCAGGAATGTCTGATTCTGACAGTAAAGATGGCATGACAGCACAAACAGGAACACCAATTCAGTCTGCTAAGGTCTCTCATGGTAGCGAAAAACAAAAAGACATTTCTAAGAGGCAATTAGACTTCGAACACAGGGTTGAATTTCAGTCTGAGGACAGTAGAGACTCTGTGAGCAAAGAGAGCAGGATTTCCAGAGTTTATTCCAGACAATCTGATTTACAATCTGATGGATATGGTATGGATGTGGATAGTGAAAATTCCATGGAGTGTGCTGCATTTAAATCTACTCATTCTATTTCCTTAGTAGAAACTAGTGACATACCTAGGCCTGCTGATATTGAATTCCCAGCATTAATTGATCCATTTAGTAAAAAGCTTCTCAGTTCTTTACTAGACTATGTTAAATTCCCAAATAAAACTCATGCAGATGGATATATTGAAGTTAGAAGTGTTCCCAAGTTACAACTGGCCACTGTTATAACTGTTGGAAGTAGTAAATTATCAATTGACAAGCAACTTGGCAAAGGAAATTATGGGGCAGTTTTTCTTTGCcttgatttacataataataagtcAGTTGCTGCTAAATATCAGAAGCCAAGTCGGCCTTGGGAATTCTACATTTGCCAAGAAATAAAGGCAAGAATAAAGGATCCATTCATG CTTCCAGGATACATGGATATCTCAACAGCTTTCATAGGAGACAATGCAAGCTTGTTTCTGTCGGAATATTCCAAATATGGATCTCTCTTAGACGTCGCTAATAAGATCAGAGCTGCTACCTCAAAATGTATAAATGAATTCATTGTCATCTTACTAACATCAGAGATGTTGTCGATAATTCACTATCTGCATAAAGCGCAGATCATTCATGCTGATATTAAGCCAGACAActttttgttaatgaaaat accTACACAGGAATGGCGAACTCCATCCCTTCAGCTAATTGATCTTGGCTGTGCTATTGACATGTCCCTATTTCCAGAAGGCACCACATTTAGGGAG CTGATAGCGACAGAAGGTTTTACATGCACTGAAATGAGAGAAGGCAAACCTTGGACTTATCAAACTGATCTGTACTGCTTAGCTGGTACTATACATGTGATTTTAATGGGCAGTTATATGAAAGTAGCTAATCGTTTAGGTCAATGGAACATAGATAAGAAACTGCCAAG atacaTGAAGGTTGGGTTATGGGACAAGATATTCACAACACTACTAAATGTACCGGATTGTAACAATTTACCTGATTTAATGGAACTCAAAAATGAAGTTGACAGTGTATTGAATGAAATTGACAATCTTGGTTCTCAGCTCCGTAACTTCGCTAACGTTCTTAAATCTAGGTAA
- the LOC126912713 gene encoding tRNA (guanine-N(7)-)-methyltransferase non-catalytic subunit wuho — MSLLTATDKFLAVAKELSVDLYDHSNHKLIDVPGTPNQSEKDYISDIAISYDSNHLAVITTTSKKLLIYGLPQGELEQTFNIPRSASRIRFTVDNLQILVADKSGDVLIYDLKNEESGIKLLGHLSLLLDVLQSNDTKCIISCDRDEKIRVSCYPNTYNIQTYCLGHKEFVNHIEFLPHNDKFLTSSSGDGTIKIWDYSEGRLVHTIDTSHDVHDDQLRQNFINIMDEGGIEVNTLPIVHYTASKINENISVLAATVHTYNAVLIYTVTNVDNQYSHKLEQRVRLQQFPGAIILHNKSLFVYCDSENSIIAYKLEQNNGSVSVEETNRINMFADKNINPDTEENQLESIKVLYKRKFDNVQEYQERKKQRLEKLSK; from the coding sequence ATGTCACTACTAACAGCTACAGATAAATTTCTCGCAGTAGCGAAAGAACTTAGTGTTGACTTATATGACCATTCCAACCACAAACTTATTGATGTACCGGGAACACCTAATCAATCTGAAAAAGATTACATATCTGATATCGCCATTTCTTACGATTCTAATCATTTGGCTGTCATAACAACAACTTCAAAGAAATTGCTGATTTATGGCTTGCCTCAAGGAGAACTTGAACAAACTTTTAACATACCAAGAAGTGCCAGTAGAATAAGATTCACAGTTGATAATTTACAGATATTAGTGGCTGATAAAAGTGGCGATGTGCTTATTTATGACCTAAAAAACGAAGAATCAGGTATAAAACTTCTTGGTCACTTAAGCTTGCTATTGGATGTTTTACAATCAAATGATACAAAATGTATCATTTCGTGCGATAGAGACGAAAAAATAAGGGTTTCTTGTTATCCCAATACCTATAACATCCAAACATATTGTTTGGGCCACAAAGAATTTGTCAATCACATAGAGTTTTTGCCTCACAATGATAAGTTCTTGACTAGTTCCTCGGGAGATGGGACTATAAAAATCTGGGATTATAGTGAAGGGAGGTTGGTGCATACAATTGACACTTCACATGATGTACATGATGATCAATTGAGacaaaatttcataaatattatggaTGAAGGTGGTATTGAAGTTAACACTTTGCCGATTGTGCATTATACAGCATCTaagataaatgaaaatataagtgTACTGGCTGCTACTGTACACACTTATAATGCAGTTCTTATTTACACTGTGACTAATGTTGATAACCAATACAGTCACAAATTGGAACAACGAGTGAGACTACAACAATTTCCAGGTGCAATAATACTTCACAATAAATCtctttttgtttattgtgaTTCAGAGAACAGTATTATTGCATATAAGTTGGAACAAAATAATGGAAGTGTTTCTGTTGAGGAAACAAATAGAATAAACATGTTTGCAGATAAAAATATCAACCCTGACACTGAAGAAAATCAGTTAGAATCCATCAAAGTTTTGTATAAACGCAAATTTGATAATGTCCAAGAAtatcaagaaagaaaaaagcaGAGACTCGAAAAGTTGtccaaataa